The Actinomadura graeca nucleotide sequence GCGCAGCGCCGCGTGTTTGGGGCCGAGCCGCCGCTTGGTGCGTTCCAGTTCACGCCCGAAGCGCCGGACGCCCAGGAACACCTTGAAGGAGCAGCAGGCCAGGACGGTCAGGCCCGCGAACCCCAGCGACACCGCCACCGGAACCCACGACACGTCCGCCACGTTAGCCGACCAGGTCAACTCACGCCATGCCGTACCGTGCCAGGGCCCGGGCCGCCTCGTCACGGATTCCCAAGGCGAGCGACTCCGGCGCCGTCACCCGGCCCTGGTCGCCGAGGCGCAGCGCCAGGCCCCGCACCCACCGGGTGTCGGGGGTCCGCAGCACCACCCGCAGCCGCCCCTCCCCCAGCTCCTCCACGCTCTCGCACGGGTAGTAGTCGGCGACCCACCGCCCCCGCGGCGTCAGCTCCAGCGTGACCCGCACGTCCTGCGGCGACGGGCGGAACAGCCCGGCGTCCACGTCGATCGGCTCGGCGTCCTCGGGGACCTCCGCGGCCACGTCCAGCACGGTCAGGCCCGCGATCCGGTCCAGCCGGAACAGCCGGACGGCCTCCGCGCGCCGGCACCAGCCCTCCAGGTAGGTGCTGCCCTCCACCACCAGCAACCGCATCGGGTCGACGTCGCGCTCGGTGTTCTCGTCCCGCGCCGGCACGTAGTACATCAGGTGCACGCGGCGGCCCGCGGCGATGGCGTCGCGGAGCCGGCCGAGCGCGGTGCCCGCCCCGTCCGGGCCCGCGGCGCCGCCCGGGGCGCCGACCTCGACGGCGACCTGGCTGCTGACCGCGGCGGCGGCGCCCGCGGCGGTCTCCAGCTTGGCGATCACCCGGCTGAGCGCGTCCCGGTCGTGCAGGTCGGGGATGCCCGCGAGCATCCGCAGCGCCACCAGCAGCGCGCTGGCCTCGTCGACCTTCAGCCGCAGCGGCCGCGCGATCGACTCGGCCTCGGTGACGGTGATCTCGCCGCCCTCGTAGGACAGGTCGATGGGGCAGTACGGGTCGGGCGCCCGCAGTTCCACGCACCACAGCAGGTTCAGATCGTCGATCAGCTGCTTCTCGGTCACCCCGAACGCCGCCGCGGCCTCACCGAGCGCCACCGAATCGCGGTTCACCACGTACGGGACGAGCGCCAGCAGCCGCGCGAGGCGGTCGGTGGAGGTCGTCGAGGCGGGCCTGCCGCCCTGCCGGGGGGCCGCCGCGGGCCCGCCGGGTGCCGTCCCGGCGCTCATCGCCCGTTCACCGTCCCCTCCCGCACGTCCCTCGCGTCCCGCAGTTCCCTCGCGTCCCGTGAGTCACCGGCCTTGAGATCCGGGGACGCCACGTCCTGGGACGCCACGTCCGGGGACGCGACCGCGAGGACCGACTTCAGCTGCTGGATCACGGCCTCCCGCAGATCCGGCGGGTCCAGGACCACGACGTCCGCGGCGAACCGCGCCAGATACGGCGCGAACCGCTCCACGTCCCGGAAGGTCAGCGTCGCCTCGTCCCAGTCGCCGTCGTCGCCCGCGCCACCGGGGGCCGGGGCGGGCCGCACGTCGCGCGCCCACCGCCGCGGGCCCTGCGCCGCGCCCGCGCGCAGCCGCACCGTCGCCGGCCTCGGCTCGCTCACCGGGTCCCCCCAGTCGAACGCGATGCGCCGCACGTCCACGCCGCCGGGCACCGTCACCGACCCGGACGGGCCGTCACCGGCGACGTCCCCCACGATGCGGCTCAGCCGGAACACCCGCTGCTCCTCACGGTCCCGGTCGAACCCGACCACGTACCAGCGGCCCCGCCGGCTGACCACGCCCCATGGCTCCAGATGCCGCCGCGCCACCGACGTCCGCCCGATCCCCTGGTAGTCGAACGCCACGGGACGGCCGTCG carries:
- a CDS encoding helix-turn-helix transcriptional regulator is translated as MSRRKTERLLNLVVCLLATRRYLTAEQIRRAVPGYPDSDEAFKRMFERDKEELRELGVPLEVGSDQQGGGGEEIGYRIPPQAYELPDIHLTPDEAAVLGLAARVWQRASMAEAASGALLKLRAAGVETDVTTAVGIEPRVNTGDPAFPALWEAVRDGRPVAFDYQGIGRTSVARRHLEPWGVVSRRGRWYVVGFDRDREEQRVFRLSRIVGDVAGDGPSGSVTVPGGVDVRRIAFDWGDPVSEPRPATVRLRAGAAQGPRRWARDVRPAPAPGGAGDDGDWDEATLTFRDVERFAPYLARFAADVVVLDPPDLREAVIQQLKSVLAVASPDVASQDVASPDLKAGDSRDARELRDARDVREGTVNGR
- a CDS encoding helix-turn-helix transcriptional regulator → MSAGTAPGGPAAAPRQGGRPASTTSTDRLARLLALVPYVVNRDSVALGEAAAAFGVTEKQLIDDLNLLWCVELRAPDPYCPIDLSYEGGEITVTEAESIARPLRLKVDEASALLVALRMLAGIPDLHDRDALSRVIAKLETAAGAAAAVSSQVAVEVGAPGGAAGPDGAGTALGRLRDAIAAGRRVHLMYYVPARDENTERDVDPMRLLVVEGSTYLEGWCRRAEAVRLFRLDRIAGLTVLDVAAEVPEDAEPIDVDAGLFRPSPQDVRVTLELTPRGRWVADYYPCESVEELGEGRLRVVLRTPDTRWVRGLALRLGDQGRVTAPESLALGIRDEAARALARYGMA